In a genomic window of Festucalex cinctus isolate MCC-2025b chromosome 11, RoL_Fcin_1.0, whole genome shotgun sequence:
- the LOC144030893 gene encoding uncharacterized protein LOC144030893: protein MLVLAYIVDNKELFQQKTFPSTKSYKNMNKSPSKFSFDKDPLIISIRKDCQLFSYACIDHASSRNDLYQRSLDLHSQMNQLVHVTRVNRALEKQIDFKTKLVKELQTALDIKDACDAVVRDDVSNAATQTEEATEDMHEDDDHNITGQVNPPEVLARRSKRPRTNSSMEVTLS from the exons atgcttgtccttgcatatatagtagacaacaaagagctctttcaacaaaagacatttccatctacaaagtcatacaag aacatgaacaaatcaccaagcaaattctcttttgataaagaccctctaatcatctccatacgcaaagattgccaacttttttcc tatgcatgcattgatcatgcttccagtcgcaacgacttataccagcgcagccttgatcttcattcccaaatgaaccaactagtccatgtgactcgagtcaatcgagcacttgaaaaacagatagacttcaaaaccaagcttgtgaaagaactccagactgcattggatataaaggatgcatgtgatgcagttgtccgtgatg atgtatcaaatgctgccacacagacagaagaagccactgaggacatgcacgaagacgatgatcacaatataacaggacaggttaacccccctgaagttttagcccgcaggtcaaagcgtcctaggactaattcatccatggaggttacattatcctaa